One segment of Acidobacteriota bacterium DNA contains the following:
- a CDS encoding methylmalonyl-CoA mutase family protein, producing the protein MAAGDGSEAVFDDELRISEHFRRPTIEAWEGLARKSSNGRSPSSLDVRTHEGLVIKPLYTAEDIPPNLQALNSTRPGRAEIACPIDVRDPRATITQIAEARDSGADSLWLFVDRRSSGWGRLTAGSFALFQEAADGLPIYIDGRGAALALSALFIASMRRLENGPDHLSGALDVDPVAVLANDGTVPKSLDGCFDLTAECMRWCEDNTPQLRTVAVSTLPHVKGGATAVQELAIMFSTAVAYLRELNHRGLPPDLVCRRLRFVTAIGRDLFMEVAKLRALRIAWARIAEACGVSENAATVPIHAVTSPRCLTARDPWVNILRGTASAFSAIAGGVDVISVLPFDSVTGKPDEFAFRLAVNTGTILCQESSVDRVSDPAAGSYFIERLTWDLAQAAWKEFQRIESMGGIVSHLRSGALARELADSLTSKRLHVETRRDRITGVSSYPDLEEDSLDRRHAKRDSRGSQDDLETDVHRAIGADTCSFSSAIEAAHGGITAAELAEILCGNEQPERLTAATTEREAVPFEALRFASDEHLRSTGARPQVFVAVLGSSAENRAAVNAVKNLLASGGLIAVLGMSLDDPEILGTAFRASGSGAAIICSDAERAAEMVPILARDLKALRARQVLVAGDPGRLEGVWREAGVDGFIEKNGNAAVLLRELLQAEGVDCG; encoded by the coding sequence GTGGCGGCAGGCGATGGTTCGGAAGCGGTGTTCGACGATGAGTTGAGAATCAGTGAGCACTTCCGACGCCCGACGATCGAGGCGTGGGAGGGTCTCGCACGCAAATCATCAAACGGGCGTTCGCCGTCCTCCCTCGACGTCCGGACTCATGAAGGACTCGTCATCAAGCCTCTATATACCGCGGAGGACATCCCACCCAACCTCCAGGCGCTAAATTCCACGCGCCCCGGGAGGGCGGAGATCGCCTGTCCGATAGACGTCCGCGATCCCAGGGCGACGATCACGCAGATTGCCGAGGCGCGCGATTCCGGAGCTGACTCGCTCTGGCTGTTTGTCGATCGTCGAAGCAGCGGCTGGGGTCGCCTGACGGCAGGATCTTTTGCCCTTTTTCAAGAGGCCGCCGACGGTTTGCCGATCTACATTGACGGGCGCGGTGCGGCGTTGGCCCTATCCGCACTCTTCATCGCTTCGATGCGCCGTCTCGAAAATGGGCCGGATCATCTTTCCGGGGCGCTCGACGTCGATCCAGTCGCCGTCCTCGCCAACGACGGCACCGTGCCGAAGAGTCTCGACGGCTGTTTCGATCTCACTGCAGAGTGCATGAGGTGGTGTGAGGACAACACTCCCCAGTTGCGCACCGTCGCGGTGTCGACCCTCCCCCACGTCAAGGGAGGAGCGACCGCGGTGCAGGAGCTCGCCATCATGTTCTCCACCGCGGTTGCATATCTGCGAGAGTTGAATCACAGAGGACTGCCACCAGACCTCGTCTGCCGCCGTCTCCGGTTCGTCACCGCCATCGGCCGGGATCTCTTCATGGAAGTTGCAAAGCTCCGCGCCCTGCGAATCGCCTGGGCCCGCATCGCAGAAGCCTGCGGCGTGTCGGAGAACGCGGCCACCGTACCGATTCACGCGGTCACGTCGCCGCGCTGCCTCACGGCTCGAGACCCCTGGGTCAATATCCTTCGAGGAACAGCTTCGGCATTCTCCGCAATCGCTGGAGGGGTCGACGTCATTTCGGTTCTGCCATTCGATTCGGTGACCGGGAAACCCGACGAATTCGCATTTCGCCTGGCTGTCAACACGGGCACCATTCTGTGCCAGGAAAGCTCCGTTGATAGGGTCAGCGATCCCGCCGCGGGAAGCTATTTTATCGAGCGTCTCACGTGGGACCTCGCTCAGGCCGCTTGGAAGGAGTTTCAACGCATCGAGTCGATGGGTGGGATTGTCAGCCACCTGCGGTCAGGCGCACTCGCTCGTGAGTTGGCCGACTCTCTGACCTCGAAGAGACTGCACGTCGAGACTCGGCGGGATCGCATCACCGGCGTCAGCTCGTACCCTGATCTCGAGGAGGATTCTCTCGATCGGCGGCACGCAAAAAGAGACTCACGCGGTTCACAGGATGATCTGGAGACCGACGTGCATCGGGCGATCGGTGCCGACACCTGTTCATTCAGTTCAGCGATCGAGGCAGCACACGGCGGAATCACTGCTGCAGAGCTGGCCGAGATCCTCTGCGGCAACGAACAACCCGAGAGATTGACCGCGGCCACTACAGAACGCGAAGCGGTCCCCTTCGAAGCCCTGCGATTCGCATCAGACGAACATCTTCGTTCGACGGGGGCGAGGCCTCAAGTCTTTGTAGCCGTCCTGGGTTCATCTGCAGAAAACCGCGCGGCCGTCAACGCGGTGAAAAACCTGCTCGCGTCCGGAGGACTGATCGCGGTTCTCGGCATGAGTCTCGACGATCCGGAAATCCTCGGCACGGCTTTCCGGGCGAGCGGCAGCGGGGCAGCCATCATCTGCTCGGATGCCGAGCGGGCGGCCGAGATGGTCCCTATCCTGGCTCGAGACCTCAAAGCTCTCCGGGCACGCCAAGTGCTTGTCGCCGGCGACCCGGGACGGCTCGAGGGCGTCTGGAGGGAGGCGGGGGTCGACGGATTCATCGAAAAAAACGGAAACGCCGCCGTTCTGCTCCGAGAGCTTCTTCAAGCCGAGGGGGTGGATTGTGGCTGA
- the acs gene encoding acetate--CoA ligase: MAEDSSRVIPPKPEIARNAHIGSMEEYERLYRLSLDDPGSFWAKQADRLSWFHPWNQVFDHDYENVDFGWFLGGRLNACYNCVDRHLRERGEQDAIIWAKDEPGEYEHITYRQLKHEVSRVANVLRYYGVRRGDRVCLYMPMIPELAYTMLACARIGAVHSIVFGGFSAEAIRDRILDAGARLVVTANEGRRGGRTLRLKETVDRAVEGLDLVETVLVARRTDTAVDMKPGRDHWLDEECRRHRSTCTYEWMGAEDPLFILYTSGSTGKPKGVLHTTGGYMVYAAMTHELVFDYQPGDIYCCAADIGWITGHSYIIYGPLANGATTVMFESIPTYPDPGRYWRLVEDLGINIFYTAPTALRAIVCSGDEWVTKYSRDSLRVLGTVGEPINPDTWNWYHDVVGEGRCAVVDTWWQTETGGILITPLPGATPLKPGSATLPFFGVKPVIVDDNGALKANIEAAGNLCLERTWPGQARTVWGDHERFRATYFTRYRGYYFTGDGCRRDSDGYYWITGRVDDVMNVAGHRLGTAEIESALVEHEAVAEAAVVGFPHPIRGQGIFAYVFLNDDVRDSNPEELTGVLKEQVRHVIGPVATPDEVLMVEALPKTRSGKIMRRILRNIAAGEYEDMGNITTLADPSVVEALIKAHKKLIGGK; encoded by the coding sequence ATGGCCGAGGATTCGAGCAGGGTCATTCCACCAAAACCCGAAATCGCGAGAAACGCCCACATCGGATCGATGGAAGAGTACGAGAGGCTGTACCGGCTGTCACTCGACGACCCGGGGAGTTTCTGGGCGAAGCAGGCGGATCGCCTATCCTGGTTTCACCCCTGGAACCAGGTCTTCGACCACGATTACGAAAACGTGGACTTCGGCTGGTTCCTCGGCGGGCGGCTGAACGCCTGCTACAACTGCGTCGACCGCCACCTCCGCGAGAGAGGTGAGCAGGACGCCATTATCTGGGCCAAGGACGAGCCCGGAGAGTACGAACACATCACCTACCGCCAGCTCAAGCACGAGGTGAGCCGGGTCGCCAACGTGTTGCGTTACTACGGCGTCCGGCGAGGTGACCGCGTGTGCCTCTACATGCCGATGATTCCCGAACTCGCCTACACGATGCTGGCCTGCGCCCGCATCGGCGCCGTCCATTCGATCGTCTTCGGGGGATTCAGCGCAGAGGCAATCAGAGACCGCATCCTCGACGCAGGGGCGCGATTGGTGGTCACCGCGAACGAGGGACGTCGCGGCGGCCGCACGCTTCGCCTCAAGGAAACGGTGGATCGTGCCGTCGAGGGTCTCGACCTGGTCGAGACCGTGCTCGTTGCCCGCCGCACGGACACTGCGGTCGACATGAAGCCGGGACGTGATCACTGGCTCGACGAAGAATGCCGACGGCATCGCTCGACCTGCACCTACGAGTGGATGGGCGCTGAAGACCCGCTCTTCATTCTCTATACATCAGGCTCGACCGGCAAGCCGAAGGGCGTATTGCACACGACGGGCGGTTACATGGTCTACGCCGCCATGACACACGAGTTGGTGTTCGACTATCAACCCGGGGACATCTACTGTTGCGCGGCCGACATCGGCTGGATTACCGGCCACTCGTACATCATCTACGGCCCGCTCGCCAACGGCGCCACGACGGTGATGTTCGAATCAATTCCCACCTACCCGGACCCTGGGCGATACTGGCGCCTTGTTGAAGACCTCGGAATCAACATCTTTTATACGGCTCCAACCGCCCTTCGCGCGATAGTCTGCTCGGGCGACGAGTGGGTCACCAAGTACTCACGCGACAGCCTGCGAGTCCTCGGCACGGTGGGCGAACCGATCAACCCGGACACGTGGAACTGGTATCACGACGTCGTCGGCGAGGGCCGCTGTGCGGTCGTGGACACCTGGTGGCAGACCGAGACCGGAGGAATCCTCATCACTCCGCTACCGGGTGCGACACCTCTCAAGCCGGGTTCTGCCACCCTTCCCTTTTTCGGCGTCAAGCCAGTCATCGTAGATGACAACGGCGCGCTGAAAGCCAACATCGAGGCCGCTGGCAATCTCTGCCTCGAGCGGACATGGCCGGGCCAGGCGCGGACGGTGTGGGGCGATCATGAGCGATTCCGCGCAACCTATTTCACTCGCTATAGGGGCTACTACTTCACTGGAGACGGGTGTCGCCGCGACTCTGACGGCTACTACTGGATCACCGGTCGAGTCGACGACGTGATGAATGTAGCAGGCCACCGACTCGGGACCGCCGAGATCGAAAGCGCGCTGGTCGAGCACGAAGCCGTAGCGGAGGCCGCGGTGGTCGGTTTTCCCCATCCGATCAGGGGCCAAGGCATCTTCGCCTACGTGTTTCTCAACGACGACGTCCGGGATTCCAACCCGGAAGAGTTGACCGGCGTACTCAAGGAACAGGTGCGCCACGTAATCGGCCCGGTGGCGACGCCGGACGAGGTGCTGATGGTCGAAGCCCTTCCAAAGACCCGGTCGGGCAAGATCATGCGTCGGATTCTCCGCAACATCGCTGCAGGCGAGTACGAAGACATGGGTAATATCACGACTCTTGCCGATCCGTCTGTGGTGGAGGCGCTGATCAAGGCCCACAAAAAACTGATCGGGGGCAAATAG